aagctTGGTTCGTTAAGCGCTCGgatcgttaagatcgttaacCTTAACGATCTCCAACAATAGTTCGGCTCGGTTCGATAAAAgctcgcgagcgctcgttaagatcgttaaaAACTCTTTAACAGAAATAGCTCAAAAGCTAGCTGATCTAAAAAATTTGGCATGACCTATTTGCGTGGGGTAAATTCCGACAACAAACAAATTATATCAAACTGACAGTTAGGTGACAATGCTATAGAGATTGAAAATAACACATCAGATGAGCAGTTCAAGTGTTCACACAAGACAGTAGCAAAATAAGGACCTATTCCAGAGTCCAGACTTCCATTCCAATCACACAAGAATCAAGATAGGCTCACAGTCTCACTCGCAGACTTCCATGCTTGTAGTTGTACTTCTAGGGCGCCGTCCCTGTGTttgcttctccttctccttctccatgCGCCTGGATCCCTGGATGGGaaccggccggcggccggcgggggacTGGATAGAGGCAGAGCCAGATCCGGTGGGGGCGGATCCGGAGTCGGAGGCGGCTGGTGGGGGTGGGGACTGGGGAGggaccgccgcgccgccgccagttGCTTCGGGTCGATGAGACGACGAGATCGGGAATTCGGGATCGAGTGTGACTGGGAGAGACGACGAGTCGACGAGAGTACGAGACACGAGAGAGAGCGAGATGGGCCGCAACCGCAAGGCCTGGTTCGGTGGTTCCTGGCCTCCTGTGCGTGACGCGCTTCATAACGAGCCTAACGAGAGCTCGGTGAGTCgctcgttaagatcgttaacACTAACGATCTGAAACTGATGTTCGGTTCAGTTGTTCGGTTTGGTTTTTGACTAACGAACCGAACTCTTAACGAACCAAACTCGCGAGCCCTCGTTAAGATTGTTAAGCAACGAATTTTTTGTCCAGGCCTACTTGTATGCGAAGGTGCTCTCCCAGATCTTGGTATGGAGGttgttttccccttttttcgTGCTGCCATGATGGCGTTGAAGGACGTGGGTGGATGACGGTTCGGCGAGGGACAAGTTTCTCCAAGaataaaattctatttttaCTTTTTGCCAGGTGGGATAAAGTTGTTTGACAATCATGTTTTATTTCTTGTCGTGACTATATGGttgcttaaaaaaatatacaaacTCCACAGGAGAGGTCGAAACCCTCGCCgcggcaccgccgccaccgccgccgctgctggacGAGCTCCTCGAGGAggtcttcctccgcctcccgccggACGAGCCACACCACCtcgcccgcgcctccgccgtctgCAAGCCGTGGCGCCGCCTCATCGCCGGCCGCGGGTTCCGCCGCCGCTACCTCAAGTTCCACGGGGCGCCTCCCGTGCTGGGGCTCATCCATAACGGCGGCCGTTCCGACGCCCGTCTCgtccccacctccgccgcctcccgccgttTTCGTCCCCGCGGCCTTTTCGCCGTTGactgccgccatggccgcgcccTTTTCGTCCGCTCTGGCCGACAAGAACTCATAGTTGCTCTTCAGGCACGAAagggcctcctcctcgtctggGACCCCGTGACGGCATACCAGACCCGCGTCCCTCCGCCCAACATGAGATACACGTCGGGCTTCGGCGCGGCGGTGCTCTGCGCCGCTCAAGGCTGCGACCACTCCGGCTGCCAAGGAGGGCCGTTCCTTGTGGCCGTCGTGGCCGTCGGTCAGGACCCAGAGATATGCGCCCGCCTCTACTCTTCAGAGACTGGCACATGGAGCCAAGTAACCTCGGTTCATCACCCCCATCCCCTATGCTCCAAACTTATGCGTAGCATCCTTGTGGGCGATGCATTGTGCTTCACAAGCGTCAGTAACCAAATCATCGAGTACCGACTCGGTACCCGTCGCTTGTCTCTCATCGATTTGCCGCCTGAGCCTGAGGGTATCCCTGGGAGGCTCGTCATGGCACAAGATGGTGGTTTGGGATTTGCTAAGTCGGATGGTGCAACACTAACCTTGTGGTCGAGGGCCGCCAGCCCCAATGGAGCTCTAGGATGGGCAAAACACCGGGTCGTCAATCTTGAGACACTGCTCCCTCGCGGCGCCCTCTCGTCTGAGACCATGGTGATTGGTTTCGCTGAGGGCACCCAAGTCATTTTCGTCGGCGCATCTGCTAGTGTTTGATTCATCAACTAGCTCACTTTtgttttctaaattcttgcAGCAATGGAAGCAGCTCGTACAGGCCAGGGGCAATGAGGTTGTGTTTCAACTGTTTGGCAAGGCCTGATAATTTCTAGAGCAAAGGCTTATGGATCAAGGGACAGGTGGTAGACTGGTAGGAGTAGTGATCttagatactccctctgatcgaaccataaaaagtgtcttggatttagtcaAAAGTTAGTACAATTTCCAACTTATTGGTTTATTATCATGCAAAACCCgatatctcatttatttctgAAGTTGAACTACATTATGTTCCAATGCTGTCTGCACTGTATCTTTTCGGTAACAGTATGTTCCTATACGTACTTTCTGAtatcttttcagttttctttcCTAAGTGTTACATTGGAAGTGAGGATAGAGTGATGTAGCTACCAGGTTGTATTGGTAGTCCCAAGTTGTAGTTTCGGCCATTTCTTCAAAGTAGCCAAGTTATGCTCCTAGTTTGATTGTGCATGGTTCTGAAGTACTGAGAAAGCTGaaggaattcttggacaagcgTGGAACTGTGAACTGACATGGTTAAACTATGTGAGCTGCATGTCTATGTCAAGGATTCAAGGTAATAATTCGCTCAAAACGTGACTCTGTATAGTAAgttattttttcttccttgGGACTCATAGTAAGGATTTATCCTGTCGTGCTTCCTTTTATGCATCATGTGCTTGAGCTGTTTCCAGGGTTTGCAATTTTGAACAATGGACCAGCTGTTATCCACTCTCTTTCATAAAAACAAGGCTAACTCAGAAACGTTTGGAGCAATCTGGAACCATGGCTGAATCTGAAACAGGTTTGGTGGTTTATCCTCAGAACGGTGAAACATTGGAGGATATTTTTTGGCCAAGGACTTGCTGTTGGTTCAGTTGTAGCTGTTCTCATGTTCTCATATGAGCCGCTGTGTGCTGTTGTATCTAGTATGGGGTATGGCAGAGAGGCTAACTGCTAGCTGTTTCTCGTTTGTAATTTGGTGGGTGTTCTTTTGGTTGCCCTACAAGAACTGTCCTTTGATGCATCGTTACAAAAAGTGTCCTTTGATGCATCGTTATGTGGCAGAGCTACTACTTATACTTCCTGCTGTGCTGCGTGATTAATGATAAATTCAGTCTATGTTCGTCATGTTTCTTCAGGTGCAGAGTGTACTTTTGTCCAACCATTTCTTGTTGGGAGCTGATTTTTGTTCCTTTCTCCAGCTAACCTTGAGGTGTATCCCATCACATAAATAATAAGCAAATATGCATAAGaactgaaattaaaatgaACCACTGTTGAACTATAGCTTGTACCAATGCAGAGGTACGGTCTTATTTGAGGATTCCGACTTCAGAATTCGAATATAAGCATCagtttgaaaacaaaaatatacgGGCATTCAGAATTCCAACATAGCATCAGTTTGACAACAAAAATATACTGGCATAGTGCTTCAAGATGCTCTTATCTtgccttgttttctttttcctgtgAGAGAATGTCTGCAAGTACCTCTCAACATCTCGGAAAAAGGGAGGCCAAATTCATCCAAGTCAGCATGTGATGTCAACCAGGAAAAGAGTTGCGAAAATTTGGTCACAGAAACTGCATGCAGGTCACTGAATGGGCAAAGATTTAATTGTTGCGGGGAGCATCAGCTATCATACTTGACACAGCATTATTTGTGATGACCTATCGAATTGTCATGAAGCAATTTTGCTCAACTCTATCGAAATTGTCATGAAGCAAGTTTGCTCAACTCTATCGAAATTGTCATGAAGCAAGTTTGCTCAACTCTATCGAAATATCGCATGTGCTCAACTCTATCGAAATATTGAAATATCGCATGTGCTCAACTCTATCGAAATATTGTGTAGTTCCCAATGAAGCAAGTTTGCTCAACTCTATCGAAATATTGCATATAGTTCCCAATGTAGGTAGTCTCGTTCACGGGCAGCGTGGTCACGAGCAAGcacgccttcttctccggc
This is a stretch of genomic DNA from Brachypodium distachyon strain Bd21 chromosome 1, Brachypodium_distachyon_v3.0, whole genome shotgun sequence. It encodes these proteins:
- the LOC100822501 gene encoding uncharacterized protein LOC100822501, whose protein sequence is MGRNRKAWFGGSWPPVRDALHNEPNESSAYLYAKVLSQILYGCLKKYTNSTGEVETLAAAPPPPPPLLDELLEEVFLRLPPDEPHHLARASAVCKPWRRLIAGRGFRRRYLKFHGAPPVLGLIHNGGRSDARLVPTSAASRRFRPRGLFAVDCRHGRALFVRSGRQELIVALQARKGLLLVWDPVTAYQTRVPPPNMRYTSGFGAAVLCAAQGCDHSGCQGGPFLVAVVAVGQDPEICARLYSSETGTWSQVTSVHHPHPLCSKLMRSILVGDALCFTSVSNQIIEYRLGTRRLSLIDLPPEPEGIPGRLVMAQDGGLGFAKSDGATLTLWSRAASPNGALGWAKHRVVNLETLLPRGALSSETMQWKQLVQARGNEVVFQLFGKA